The DNA sequence CTGCGGCGTGCTTCGGCGGCCCAGATCACAGCGGTTATCCCTTACTTCGGCTATGCTCGTCAGGATCGCAAAGTTGCTCCGCGCACCCCGATCACCAGCAAGCTGGTGGCGAATCTGCTCTGCACCGCCGGTGCTGACCGGGTCGTTACGATCGATCTGCACGCCGGGCAGATTCAGGGTTTTTTCGATATTCCGGTGGATAATCTTTATGCCGCACCGGTGTTGCTCGAAGATATCAAATTGGCTCTGCCCGGACGCGTGGTGGTGGTTTCTCCGGACGCCGGTGGCACCGAGCGGGCACGGGCTTTTGCCAAGCGCCTCGACGCGGGGCTGGCCATTATCGACAAACGCCGCAGCGCCGCCAACGTGTCCGAAGTCATGCATATTATCGGTGATGTCGCGGGTGAAACCTGCGTGATTGTCGATGATATGATCGATACCGCCGGGACCTTGTGTAACGCCGCAAAGGCGCTGAAAGAGCACGGTGCCAAGGATGTCTATGCCTACGCAACCCATGCGGTACTGTCCGGTCCGGCACTGGAGCGGATCGAAAACAGCTGCCTGACCGAGGTTGTGGTGACAGATACCATCCCTGCCCTGGACAAGATGACACGGTGCTCGAAGTTGCGTTCACTGTCGGTCGCCGGGCTGCTGGCGGAAGCGATTCGCCGGATTCAGGGGGACGAATCGGTCAGTTCGCTTTTCGTTTAAGTTGTTTGCTTTACAGTGCCCTGGCGGAAATGATTTTCGTTCGCGCGCTGTGGTTTCTTTGGGGGAAACCGATTCGCCGCGCCATTTTGGCGCACTTTTATGGTAGGCCGCGACATGTTGTCGTGAGCTGAGAGTAATGGAGATAGACCATGGCAGAAGAATTGAATGTAACCTTGCGTGAAGCAACCGGTAAAGGCGTTGCCCGCACCCTGCGTCGCCAGGAACTGATCCCCGGCGTCGTCTACGGCAAAGGGATCGCTCCTTGCGCGATTACCATCGACCCGAAACCGCTGAAAAAAATAATTTCCGGTGAAGCTGGCTGGAATACGCTGATCACCCTCGCTGGCGACGGCCCGTTTTCGGGTAAAGTTGTGGTTCTCAAGGATGCCCAGATTCACGCCATTCGTCGCAACTTGACTCATGCCGATTTTCTGGTGATCGATC is a window from the Desulfuromonadaceae bacterium genome containing:
- a CDS encoding ribose-phosphate pyrophosphokinase, giving the protein MGHIKIFGGNSNRELVARICADIGIEQARSTVKAFSDGEVMVEIGENVRGRDVYVIQSTCAPANNTLMELLVMFDALRRASAAQITAVIPYFGYARQDRKVAPRTPITSKLVANLLCTAGADRVVTIDLHAGQIQGFFDIPVDNLYAAPVLLEDIKLALPGRVVVVSPDAGGTERARAFAKRLDAGLAIIDKRRSAANVSEVMHIIGDVAGETCVIVDDMIDTAGTLCNAAKALKEHGAKDVYAYATHAVLSGPALERIENSCLTEVVVTDTIPALDKMTRCSKLRSLSVAGLLAEAIRRIQGDESVSSLFV